GCAGGATACGCAACATGCGAAAATCTTACGGCCCAATCCGCGGGCGGCAGGTGATGCAGGTCACAGCAAGGCGGCGATTTGTGCGGCGCCATAAGGCTTGGAGAGCGTCCGTATCCCCCGAAAGCGCGTCTCATCCGACACCGCCTCGCCATAGCCGGTCGCGAAGATGAAGGGGATGTCCGCGCTCACCAGCCGTTCGGCCACAGGGGCGCTCGTCTCGTTGCCCAGATTATAGTCGAGCACCGCGAAATCGACCGCCTCGGCGTCGAGCAAGGCCATCGCCTGGCGCACATTGGCGGCGGTGAGCACGCGGCTGGCACCCAGCGCGCGCAGCGCATCCTCGCCATCGAGCGCGATGATCATGCTGTCCTCGATCAGCAGCACCGTCTTGCCGTCCAGCGGCCGGGTCGCCGGTTCCGGCGTGGCGGGGGCGCGGCGCGCGTCGATCGCGGTGGAGACCCCGGCGATGTGGCGCGCGGGAATGACGAACGACGCTTCCAGCCCCTGCAGCCGATAGGCCAGTTTGGCCTCGCCGCCGAGATCATAGGGCACCGATCGCTCGATGATGGTGCTGCCGAAGCCGCGGCGCGTGGACGCCTGGACCGGCGGGCCATCGCGTTCGATCCAGTCGAGGCGCATCGCGCCCCCGCCGTCGATCGTCCAGCGGATCGTCACCGTGCCGCTGTCGCACAGCGCGCCATATTTGGCGGCGTTGGTCATCAGCTCGTGGACGACCAGCGCCAGCGTGGTGAACGCCGTCGGGTGGAGCAGCACGTTCGGTCCGTCGAGATGGACATGGTCCCGCCGCACGCCGGCATAGGCGCCCAGTTCGATCTCGATCAGGTCGGTCAGCCGCGCCGGGCCCCAGCGATCGGCGGTCACCTGGTCGTGTGCGCGCGCCAGCGCCTGCACGCGATGCTCCAGCGTGGCCGTGAACTGCTCGACCGTTTCGGCGCTGCCGCGCGTCTGCGAGATCAGCCCGCGGATCAGCGAGAGGATGTTGCGCACCCGGTGATTGAGCTCGGCGATCAGCAATTCCTGCCGTTCATGCGCGCGCTGCCGCTCGCTGCCGGCTTCCTCGCTCATCCGGATGAGCACTTCGAGCATGCCGGTGCGCAAGGTTTCCGCGACGCGGCGTTCTGCGGTGGTGAAGGGCATGCTGCTGCCGCGCACCAGTTCGCTCCACGCCTCGAAGCTCTTGCGCGGCGTCAGCCGCGGGCCGTTTGGGCCATAGTCGATCGGCTTTTCGGGCCTGCCCGCCCAGCGCACCGATCGCAGCCGTTCGCTGCGGAACAGCACGATATAGTCGCGCGGGCTGCGCGACAGCGGGATCGCGATCAGCCCGGCGGCGATGTCGGCATAGTCGGCGGCCTCGGGCAGGATCGTCGCGATGCTGTCGGTGGCGAACACCTGGCTCGATGCGAGCCGGTTCAAATGCTGCGCGAGCGCCAGGAACTGCACGGCGTTCGGGGTAAGCCCGCTCAGCGCGGTCGCGCCATTGAGCAACACCCCCACCCCGTCGGAGGGGATCGTGTCCGCCACGACCTCGCCCAGCCAGTCGGCATTGGCGAGCAGGTCGCCATGTTCCGCGACGGTGGCCATCAGCCGGTCGGTCACCGCGCGCGCGCGCGTCTCGTAATCCGCCGCCTCGCGCCGCTCGCGGCTCTCCAGCATCAGCGCGAACATCTGGCCGAACAGTTCGGCGGCCGTGCGGTTGGCGAAGCTGGGCAGGCGCGGCGCATGATGGTGGCAGGCGAACAGCCCCCACAATCTGCCCTCGACGACGATCGAGATCGACAGCGACGCGGTGACGCCCATGTTCTTCAGATATTCGACATGGATCGGCGAGACTGCACGCAATACCGACAGCGACTGGTCGAGCGGCCTGCCCAGCGCATCGAGCGTCGGCATGATCGGCACCGGCGTCGCGCCGACATCGGCGATGACCCGGAAGATGCTGCGCAGATAGAGCGTGCGCGCCTGCGCCGGAATGTCGCTGGCCGGGTAGTGCAGCCCAAGGAAGCTGTCGACGCCGGGGCGCAGCGCCTCCGCCACCACCTCGCCTGCGGCCTGATCGTCGAAGCGATAGACCATCACCCGGTCGAAGCCGGTCACCGCGCGCACCTGCCGCGCGCCTTCGCGCAGGAAGGCGGCCATGCCGTCGGCCTGCGCGAGCCGGCCGACCATTGCGCGCACCAGCCCGGCCGCCTCGACATCCTCGACGATCGCCGGTTCTGCCTCGATCACGATCGTGCCAGCGGAGATATGGACAGCGACGTCGAACGGGGGGCGGTCTGCCGCCAGCATGATATCGAAAAGCCGTTCCACCGCGTCGGGACCGCGCAGCATCGCCATGCGATTGCGGATCGCATGGATCGCCTCGGCGCCGATTACGGCGCCCGCGGGCTGCCCCAGGATCGTCGCCGCGTCGACGTCGAGAAAGTCGCCGATATTGGCCGAGACCCGCGAAACCAGCCAGTCGCTGGTCAGCGCGATCAGGAAGCCGAACGGCTGGACCAGAGCCGGCACATGGATGGGCTCGCGGTCGCAGTTGGTGAGATCGACCTGGAAGGCGGCCGCGCGATCAGCCAATCGCTGCGTCCATCGCCGCCGCGCGGCGATAGGCGGCGAACATCGCGTGCGCGCCGCGCGTCGCCGCAGCGCGCCATGCGGGGCCGGTGTCGGCCGCATCGAGCGCGGCGAGCAGCCGTTTCCAGCCGCCCGGCGGATGCGTGGCCGAGAGATAGGCGGTGGGCAAGCCTTCGGGTACCGACCGCGCGAGCATCACCCCGCCCAGCCGGGAGCCCTCGATCACATAGAGTGCGCCCCACCGCTCGGCGATGTCGGCGGGTGGTGCAAGATCGACTGTGGCGGGCATCGCAGCACCCAGCGCGGCGAGATCGGCGGCGAGCCCATCCGCGCGGGGCTGCCAACCTGCCACCAGCGACGCGGGATCGATCAGCCGTTCGGCGATCGGCAGGATGCGGGCGTGCGCCATGAGAAAGCGGCGATAGGCATCTACCGTATCGAAGCCGAAAGCCCCAAAGGCGGCATCCACCGCGTCATGGCCTGCGCGGGTCGCCAGACGCAGATGGAGGTGGCAGGGTGTCGGGGTATCATCGACCCCATAAGGTCCCGACGTTTTGCGGGCCGCAGCCATCTCTTTCATCGCTGCGGACCCTAGCAGAGGCGCTTGATGTGTAAACCTTGGCCATCCTGATCCTGATCAAGTGCCGCTGGTCGAACCGCATCGTGCATGCCTATGATCTCGCTTGTTCCGGAGCCTTGCTCCGGTTATTCGGTTGCGACAGAGATCGGAGGTGCAGCCATGGCCTACGCGATTCACGTGAACGGTGTCGAAAGAACGGTGGAGGCGGAGGACGATACGCCTCTGCTCTGGGTGCTCCGCGATGAGCTTGGGCTGACCGGCACCAAGTTCGGCTGCGGCGTCGCCCAATGCGGGGCCTGCACCGTCCACCTCGACGGCAAGCCGCTGCGCTCCTGCGCGATGCCGGTGTCGATGCTGGGCGATCGCAAGGTCACCACGATCGAAGGCGCGAAGGGCAGGGAGGCCGAGGCGGTCAAGCGCGCCTGGATAGCGCTTGACGTGCCGCAGTGCGGCTATTGCCAGTCCGGCCAGGTGATGAGCGCGACGGCGCTGCTCAGCCGCATCCCCAAGCCCAGCGATCGCGACATCGATCTCGCGATGAACGGCAATATCTGCCGCTGCGCCACCTATGTCCGCATCCGCGCCGCGATCCACGCGGCCGCCAAATCGCTGGAGGGCTGATCGATGCGCATGCTCATCGAAACCGAACTCAGCCGGCGCGCGGTCATCGCCGGCGCGGGCGGGCTCGTCATCGCACTCAGCCTGCCGCCGATGGCGGCGCGCGGGCAGGCGCCCAAGGCGCCGCCGCCGCCCGATCCCAATGCCTTCGTCCGCATCGCCACCGACGACAGCGTGACGGTGATCGTCAAGCATATCGAATTCGGCCAGGGTCCCTATACCGGCCTTGCGACCTTGCTCGCCGAGGAACTGGATGCGGACTGGTCGAAGGTCAGCGCCGTCTCCGCGCCCGCCGACGTGCGGCTCTATGCCAATCTCAACATGGGCATCCAGGGTACCGGCGGCTCCTCGGCGATCGCCAACAGCTTCGACCAGATGCGCCGCGCCGGCGCGATGGCGCGCGCGATGCTGGTCGCGGCGGCAGCGGCGAAATGGCAGGTCGATGCCGCGTCGATCACCGTCGCCAACGGCGTGATCCGCCATGCCGCCTCGGGCCGCCAGTCCGGCTTCGGCGCCTTTGCGGAGGCCGCGGCCAAGCTGCCGCCGCCGCCCAACGTCACGCTCAAGGATCCGGCGCGCTTCGCGCTGATCGGCAAGGACCGCGTCGGCATCAAGCTGGACAGCGCGGCGAAGAGCGATGGCAGCGCGACGTTCGGCATCGACATCCGGGAACCCGGCATGCTCACCGTCGTCGTGGCCCGGCCCGATCGCTTCGGTGGCAAGCTGGCGCGCTTCGATGCGGCCGCGGCGCTCGAGGTGAAGGGGGTCGTCGCGGTCAAGCCGATCCCCACCGGCGTTGCGGTCTATGCGCGCAACAGCTGGGCGGCGCTGAAGGGGCGCGCCGCGCTGACCGTCGAATGGAACGATGCCGCCGCCGAGCAGCGCGACAGCAGTGCGATGTTCGCCGACTATGCTGCCCTGTGCCGCACCCCCGGCCGGCAGGTGAGCGCGCATGGCGATGCGGAGGCGGCGCTCGCCACCGGCGAGGTGATCGAGGCGGAGTATCATTTCCCCTTCCTCGCGCATGCGCCGATGGAGCCGCTCGACGGCTATCTGCAATGGGATGGCAAGCGCGCATTGCTGCGCACCGGCAGCCAGTTGCAGACGGGCGACCAGGGCGCCGTCGCCAAGGTGCTGGGCCTCAAGCCCGAGCAGGTCGAGATCGACACGTTGCTGACCGGCGGCAGCTTCGGCCGTCGCGCACAGCCCGATTGCGAGCTCGCCGCCGAACTGGCGGAGGTGGCCAAGGCGATCGGCCCCGGCACGCCGGTGAAGCTGATCCGCACCCGCGAGGACGATATCCGCGGCGGCTATTACCGGCCGATGTTCGTTCACCGCCTGCGAGGCAAGGTGGAAGGCGGCAGGATCACCGCCTGGTCGAGCACGCTCGCCGGCCACAGCTTCATCAAGGGATCGCCGTTCGAGGGGATGATGAAGGACGGGCTCGATCCGACGATGACCGAGGGGGCCTCGAACCCGCCCTACGCGATTCCGGCGTTCCGCTGCGGTGTCCACGCGCCGGAAACGCGGGTGCCGACCTTGTGGTGGCGCTCGGTGGGTCACACCCACACCGGCTATGCGGTGGAATGCTTCGTCGACCAGCTGCTTGCCGCCGCCGGCAAGGATCCGGTGACGGGACGGCTGGAGATGATGGGTGAAGAGCCCCGCGCCGCGGGCGTGCTGCGCGCGGTCGCCAAGCTCGCCGACTGGACGGGCCCGAAGCGCGGTGAGGGCCGCGCGGCGGGCGTCGCGGTGGTCGAGAGCTTCGGCAGCTTCGTCGCGCAGATCGCCGAGGTGTCGCTCGACGTCGATGGCCTGCCGAAGGTCCACAAGGTCTGGTGCGCGGTCGATTGCGGCATCGCGGTCAACCCCGATGTGATCCGCGCGCAGATGGAGGGCGGCATCGGCTATGGCCTGGGCCATGCGCTGTTCGGCGAGATCAGCCTCGCTGCCGGCCGCGTCGAGCAGGGCAACTTCAACGATTATCGTTCGCTGCGGATCCACGAGATGCCCGAGGTGGCGGTCGTGATCCTTCCCTCGATCGAGAAGCCGACCGGCGTCGGCGAGCCGGGCGTGCCCTGCACCGCGCCCGCGGTCGCCAATGCGATGGCGGCGCTCGGGCGACCGAGACCCAGCCGCCTGCCGATGGTGAGGCAGGTATGATGGCGCCCCGCATCATGGCGCTGACCGGCATCGCCCTCGGGCTGGGTCTCGCCGGTGCCGGCATCGCGCGGCAGGCGGCGACGCCTGCCCCTGCCCGTGCCCCTGCCGCCGCGCTCAAGCCGGCCTCCGCCTTCGCCGGCATCGCCGACCGTACCGCGCGCTCGGTGGCGCTGTTCGAGGAAGCGGGCAAGGTCATCCGGCACCCGCGCTGCGTGAATTGCCATCCGCGCACCGATCGGCCGCTGCAGACCGACGCCGGCACGCCGCACCAGCCGCTGGTGGTGCGCGGTGCGGACGGCCATGGCGCGCCGGGGCTGGAGTGCCGGACCTGTCACCAGCTCACCAACGTCGATTCCGCGCGCGTTCCCGGCCATCCCGACTGGCACCTCGCCCCCGCCTCGATGGCATGGGAGGGCAAGTCGCTCGGCGACATCTGCCGCCAGATCAAGGACCGCGCGCGCAACGGCAACAAGTCGCTGACCGAGATCCACCATCATATGGCGGAGGATTCGCTCGTCGGCTGGGGCTGGAACCCCGGTGCCGGGCGTACGCCGGCACCGGGTACGCAGGCCGAGTTCGGGGCGCTGATCAAGGCGTGGATCGATACCGGAGCGGCCTGCCCGGCTTGAAGACCCCCTCCGGCTTGCCCGCGAGGGGAGAAAGTCAGACCAACGCCAGAAACCGCGCCGCGGCGTCGAAATCCGCGCGCCGGGCCGCGCGCGCGCGTGTCGCGAGCGCGTCCTCGCCCCATTGTTCTTCCTGCCACAGCTCGTCGAGGTGCGTCGCGTTCCAGGCGCCGTCGGCGTCGATAACGCCCTCGTCGAGCGCCAGCGCGGTTACCAGCGAGCCGCCGATCGTGATGATCGGGGAAAGTGCCGCGAGGCGGAAGGCATCGCGCGCGCGCGTCGCGTCGGCGAGGCATTCGACCGTGGCCGGCGGTTGCGGGCGATGGATGATGCCGGTGGCGAGGGTGAAGCCGATGTCGTAGCGGCCCGCCGCCCAGTCGAGCAGCGGATCCCACGCCGCTGCCTGCCGCGCGACGAGCGGGGCGGGGCTGTCCGCACGGTAGCAGAGCAGGTCGGTCTCGGCGTAGCTGGCAAGACCGTCGGCAAAGCACCGCGGGTTCGGCGCGATGCGCTCGACCGCAGCGTTGGCTAACCCGGTCAGCCGCATCGCGCGCGGATCGATCTCGCCGGTCACCGCGCGCCATTCCTCGGCGATCGCTTCGGCCAGCGCGGCGGTCGGCACGATCAACGCCAACCAGCCGGGGGTGCGCACCGGCCGACCGTCGAGCCGGATCGCAAGGCCCTCGGCGTCGGCGACGACCCCGACCTCGGTCCAGAAGCGCTTCATGGCTGCTTCTTCCAGTTCCGCACGAGGATGGTGGGCAGCAGGATCACCTCGAACGCGCCAAGCGCGAGCAGCAGCCCGCCGATGATCTCGGCGGGCTCGACCAGCCGCCTGCCCACCACGACCGCGCCGGCCAGCGCGATGATCGCGCCGCTGAAGCGGATCAGACTGAGCAGCACGAAGCGCGATCGCGCGCGCATCTCGGCCGCTGCAGCATCGTCTTTCGGGCTGTTCATCGACGCTCCAGCAACTCGGCGAGTTGGGCGGGGTGGTCGGCAACGGCGTGCGCACCGAGCGCGGTGAGTTCGGCCGGCGCGTGATAGCCCCAGCCTACCCCCAGCGCCCGTGTGCCCGCCGCAAGCGCCATCAGCACGTCATAGCTGGTGTCGCCGATCATCGCGCTGGTCTCCGGCGCGGCACCGGCGTCCGCCATCGCCTGCACGATCATCGACGGATGCGGCTTGGAGGGGTGGCGATCGGCGGTCTGCAGCGAGATGAAATGGCCGGTCAGGCCATGATGGTCGAGCACATGCGCGAGGCCGCGGTCGGACTTGCCGGTCGCCACCGCGAGCAGCCACCCATCGCCGCGCAGCCGGTCGAGCAACGCGGCGATGCCGTCGAACAGGGGTTCTTCCACCAGCCCTTCGGCGCGCAGCCGCCAGAAGGCGGCCTTGTAGTCCGCGGCGAGCGCGCGGTGCAGGTCGTCCTCGGCGTCGGGCAGCAGGGAGCGCATCGCCTCGACGAGGCTGAGGCCGACGATGCGGCGCGTCGCCTGCCGCTCGGGCGCGGGCAGGCCGGCGCTGGCGAAGGCAGCCTCCATCGCCAGGCAGATATTGGCCTGGCTGTCGACGAGCGTGCCGTCGCAGTCGAAAATCGCGAGGCGGTTCACGGCTTCCTGCCGCCCCCGGTCTCGCCGCCCGACCCGCGTGAGCGCCGCTCGCCGCGCCGCTCCTTGCGTACCGTCTTGGCATGCGCCTTTGCCTTGGCCTTCAGCTGCGCGCGCGTGGGTGGCGGCGGCCCGTCGTCGAGCGGGATGTCGCCCAGCGCCGGATCGAAGCCCAGGCTCGACAGCGTTTCGGCGAAATGGTGCGGCAGCTCGGCAATCATGTCGACGCGGCCGCCATCGGGATGATCCACGCGGATGCGCCGCGCATGGAGATGCATCTTGCGGCTGATCGAGCCGCTGAGAAACGCTTCCTGCCCGCCATATTTGCCGTCGCCGACGATCGGGTGGCCGATCGCCGCCATGTGGACGCGAAGCTGATGGGTGCGCCCGGTGAAGGGCTGCAGTTCCACCCAGGCGGCGCGGTTGCCGGCGCGCTCGATCACGCGATAGCGGGTGCGCGCGGGGCTGCCTTCCTTTTCGTCGACATGCATCTTCTCGCCGCCGGAGCCCGGCTGCTTGGCGATCGGCAGTTCGACCATGCCGTCCTCGATCGAGGGCACGCCGGTGATGATCGCCCAATAGACCTTGCGTGCGGTGCGGCTGGAAAAGGCCTTGGCGAAATGCGCCGCGGCGCGCGCGGTGCGCGCGATCAGCAGCGCCCCCGACGTATCCTTGTCGAGCCGGTGAACCAGCTTGGGGCGGCCCTCGAGGTCGTAGGACAGTGCATCGAGCAGCCCATCGACATGCTCGTGCGTCTTGGTGCCGCCCTGCGTCGCGAGGCCCGGCGGCTTGTTGAGCACGATCGCCTGCGCATCCTTGTGGATCACCATCGATCGCGCCAAGTCGATCTGGTCGTCGCTCAGCGGCGCGCGCTGGCGCTTGGGCCGCGCGCTCGTCGTGGCGGCGGCGGGCTCCGCCGGCGGCACGCGGATGGTCTGGCCGGCCTCGATCCGGTCGCCTTCCTTGGCGCGCTTGCCGTCGACGCGCAGCTGGCCGGTGCGCGCCCAGCGCGAGACCGTGCCGAAGCTGATGTCGGGCAGATGCCGCTTGAACCAGCGGTCGAGCCGGATGCCGTCATCGTCGGCATCGACGGTGAACTGGCGGACGTCGCTGCTGCTGGCTGTGGTGGCGCCGCTCATGGCAGCGCCCTCGTCACCTGAAGGCCGACGAACAGCGCCATGAGCGCCCCCGCGACCGAAAGCAGTGCATAGCCGATGGCGCCACCGGTCTGCCCTCGTATGATCATGTTGGCAGTCTCCAGTGTGAACGCCGAAAAGGTTGTGAAGCCGCCGAGCAAGCCGACGCCGAGCAGGAGCCGCCAAGGCTCCGCCGTGGCGTTGCTGCGCGCCAGCACGCCGGCCAGCGCGCCCATCAGCAGCCCGCCGACCAGGTTGGCAGCCAGCGTACCCCAGGGATAGCCGGGGCCGAAC
The window above is part of the Sphingomonas sanxanigenens DSM 19645 = NX02 genome. Proteins encoded here:
- a CDS encoding HAD-IA family hydrolase, which produces MNRLAIFDCDGTLVDSQANICLAMEAAFASAGLPAPERQATRRIVGLSLVEAMRSLLPDAEDDLHRALAADYKAAFWRLRAEGLVEEPLFDGIAALLDRLRGDGWLLAVATGKSDRGLAHVLDHHGLTGHFISLQTADRHPSKPHPSMIVQAMADAGAAPETSAMIGDTSYDVLMALAAGTRALGVGWGYHAPAELTALGAHAVADHPAQLAELLERR
- a CDS encoding ATP12 family chaperone protein; translated protein: MKRFWTEVGVVADAEGLAIRLDGRPVRTPGWLALIVPTAALAEAIAEEWRAVTGEIDPRAMRLTGLANAAVERIAPNPRCFADGLASYAETDLLCYRADSPAPLVARQAAAWDPLLDWAAGRYDIGFTLATGIIHRPQPPATVECLADATRARDAFRLAALSPIITIGGSLVTALALDEGVIDADGAWNATHLDELWQEEQWGEDALATRARAARRADFDAAARFLALV
- a CDS encoding xanthine dehydrogenase family protein molybdopterin-binding subunit, producing the protein MRMLIETELSRRAVIAGAGGLVIALSLPPMAARGQAPKAPPPPDPNAFVRIATDDSVTVIVKHIEFGQGPYTGLATLLAEELDADWSKVSAVSAPADVRLYANLNMGIQGTGGSSAIANSFDQMRRAGAMARAMLVAAAAAKWQVDAASITVANGVIRHAASGRQSGFGAFAEAAAKLPPPPNVTLKDPARFALIGKDRVGIKLDSAAKSDGSATFGIDIREPGMLTVVVARPDRFGGKLARFDAAAALEVKGVVAVKPIPTGVAVYARNSWAALKGRAALTVEWNDAAAEQRDSSAMFADYAALCRTPGRQVSAHGDAEAALATGEVIEAEYHFPFLAHAPMEPLDGYLQWDGKRALLRTGSQLQTGDQGAVAKVLGLKPEQVEIDTLLTGGSFGRRAQPDCELAAELAEVAKAIGPGTPVKLIRTREDDIRGGYYRPMFVHRLRGKVEGGRITAWSSTLAGHSFIKGSPFEGMMKDGLDPTMTEGASNPPYAIPAFRCGVHAPETRVPTLWWRSVGHTHTGYAVECFVDQLLAAAGKDPVTGRLEMMGEEPRAAGVLRAVAKLADWTGPKRGEGRAAGVAVVESFGSFVAQIAEVSLDVDGLPKVHKVWCAVDCGIAVNPDVIRAQMEGGIGYGLGHALFGEISLAAGRVEQGNFNDYRSLRIHEMPEVAVVILPSIEKPTGVGEPGVPCTAPAVANAMAALGRPRPSRLPMVRQV
- a CDS encoding (2Fe-2S)-binding protein, with amino-acid sequence MAYAIHVNGVERTVEAEDDTPLLWVLRDELGLTGTKFGCGVAQCGACTVHLDGKPLRSCAMPVSMLGDRKVTTIEGAKGREAEAVKRAWIALDVPQCGYCQSGQVMSATALLSRIPKPSDRDIDLAMNGNICRCATYVRIRAAIHAAAKSLEG
- the crcB gene encoding fluoride efflux transporter CrcB, which translates into the protein MQATLLVMLGGAIGSAARYHLGRLMLGWFGPGYPWGTLAANLVGGLLMGALAGVLARSNATAEPWRLLLGVGLLGGFTTFSAFTLETANMIIRGQTGGAIGYALLSVAGALMALFVGLQVTRALP
- a CDS encoding Isoquinoline 1-oxidoreductase subunit, giving the protein MMAPRIMALTGIALGLGLAGAGIARQAATPAPARAPAAALKPASAFAGIADRTARSVALFEEAGKVIRHPRCVNCHPRTDRPLQTDAGTPHQPLVVRGADGHGAPGLECRTCHQLTNVDSARVPGHPDWHLAPASMAWEGKSLGDICRQIKDRARNGNKSLTEIHHHMAEDSLVGWGWNPGAGRTPAPGTQAEFGALIKAWIDTGAACPA
- a CDS encoding biliverdin-producing heme oxygenase; translated protein: MAAARKTSGPYGVDDTPTPCHLHLRLATRAGHDAVDAAFGAFGFDTVDAYRRFLMAHARILPIAERLIDPASLVAGWQPRADGLAADLAALGAAMPATVDLAPPADIAERWGALYVIEGSRLGGVMLARSVPEGLPTAYLSATHPPGGWKRLLAALDAADTGPAWRAAATRGAHAMFAAYRRAAAMDAAIG
- a CDS encoding HWE histidine kinase domain-containing protein, whose product is MADRAAAFQVDLTNCDREPIHVPALVQPFGFLIALTSDWLVSRVSANIGDFLDVDAATILGQPAGAVIGAEAIHAIRNRMAMLRGPDAVERLFDIMLAADRPPFDVAVHISAGTIVIEAEPAIVEDVEAAGLVRAMVGRLAQADGMAAFLREGARQVRAVTGFDRVMVYRFDDQAAGEVVAEALRPGVDSFLGLHYPASDIPAQARTLYLRSIFRVIADVGATPVPIMPTLDALGRPLDQSLSVLRAVSPIHVEYLKNMGVTASLSISIVVEGRLWGLFACHHHAPRLPSFANRTAAELFGQMFALMLESRERREAADYETRARAVTDRLMATVAEHGDLLANADWLGEVVADTIPSDGVGVLLNGATALSGLTPNAVQFLALAQHLNRLASSQVFATDSIATILPEAADYADIAAGLIAIPLSRSPRDYIVLFRSERLRSVRWAGRPEKPIDYGPNGPRLTPRKSFEAWSELVRGSSMPFTTAERRVAETLRTGMLEVLIRMSEEAGSERQRAHERQELLIAELNHRVRNILSLIRGLISQTRGSAETVEQFTATLEHRVQALARAHDQVTADRWGPARLTDLIEIELGAYAGVRRDHVHLDGPNVLLHPTAFTTLALVVHELMTNAAKYGALCDSGTVTIRWTIDGGGAMRLDWIERDGPPVQASTRRGFGSTIIERSVPYDLGGEAKLAYRLQGLEASFVIPARHIAGVSTAIDARRAPATPEPATRPLDGKTVLLIEDSMIIALDGEDALRALGASRVLTAANVRQAMALLDAEAVDFAVLDYNLGNETSAPVAERLVSADIPFIFATGYGEAVSDETRFRGIRTLSKPYGAAQIAALL
- a CDS encoding RluA family pseudouridine synthase — encoded protein: MSGATTASSSDVRQFTVDADDDGIRLDRWFKRHLPDISFGTVSRWARTGQLRVDGKRAKEGDRIEAGQTIRVPPAEPAAATTSARPKRQRAPLSDDQIDLARSMVIHKDAQAIVLNKPPGLATQGGTKTHEHVDGLLDALSYDLEGRPKLVHRLDKDTSGALLIARTARAAAHFAKAFSSRTARKVYWAIITGVPSIEDGMVELPIAKQPGSGGEKMHVDEKEGSPARTRYRVIERAGNRAAWVELQPFTGRTHQLRVHMAAIGHPIVGDGKYGGQEAFLSGSISRKMHLHARRIRVDHPDGGRVDMIAELPHHFAETLSSLGFDPALGDIPLDDGPPPPTRAQLKAKAKAHAKTVRKERRGERRSRGSGGETGGGRKP